The Arvicola amphibius chromosome 11, mArvAmp1.2, whole genome shotgun sequence genome has a segment encoding these proteins:
- the Zbtb5 gene encoding zinc finger and BTB domain-containing protein 5: MDFPGHFEQIFQQLNYQRLHGQLCDCVIVVGNRHFKAHRSVLAACSTHFRALFSVAEGDQTMNMIQLDSEVVTAEAFAALIDMMYTSTLMLGESNVMDVLLAASHLHLNSVVKACKHYLTTRTLPMSPPSERAQEQSARMQRSFMLQQLGLSIVSSALSSSQSGEEPPAPMSSSMRSSLDQRTPFPMRRLHKRKQSVEERARQRLRSSMDESAISDVTPESGPSGVHSREEFFSSDSLKIVDNPKPDGMADNQEDSAMLFDRPFGAQEDAQVPSQSDGSAGNMASRATQVETSFEQEAVAEKGSFQCENPEVGLGEKEHMRVVVKSEPLSSPEPQDEVSDVTSQAEGSESVEVEGVVVSTEKIDLSPESSDRSFSDPQSSTDRVGDIHILEVTNNLEHKPSFSISNFLNKSRGGNFSAGQSTDDNIPNTTSDCRLEGEAPYLLSPEAGPTGGPSSAPGSHVENPFSEPADSHFVRPMQEVMGLPCVQTSGYQGEQFGMDFSRSGLGLHSSFSRGMMGSSRGGGSNFPYYRRIAPKMPVVTSVRSSQIPENPASSQLIMNGTTSFENGHPSQPGPPQLTRASADVLSKCKKALSEHNVLVVEGARKYACKICCKTFLTLTDCKKHIRVHTGEKPYACLKCGKRFSQSSHLYKHSKTTCLRWQSSNLPSTLL; the protein is encoded by the coding sequence ATGGATTTTCCTGGTCACTTTGAGCAGATTTTTCAGCAGTTGAACTACCAGAGACTTCATGGCCAGCTCTGTGACTGTGTCATTGTTGTAGGGAACAGGCATTTCAAAGCCCACCGCTCCGTGCTGGCAGCATGCAGCACGCATTTCCGAGCTCTGTTCTCTGTGGCAGAGGGAGATCAAACCATGAACATGATCCAGCTCGATAGTGAGGTGGTGACAGCAGAGGCCTTTGCTGCGCTGATTGACATGATGTACACCTCCACCCTCATGCTAGGGGAGAGCAACGTTATGGACGTCTTACTGGCAGCCTCTCACCTGCACCTGAACTCGGTTGTTAAGGCATGTAAACATTACCTGACAACAAGGACGCTGCCCATGTCTCCCCCCAGCGAGCGTGCTCAGGAGCAGAGTGCTCGCATGCAGCGCTCATTCATGCTGCAGCAGCTGGGACTGAGCATTGTGAGCTCAGCCCTCAGCTCCAGCCAGAGTGGCGAGGAGCCTCCAGCCCCCATGAGCTCATCCATGCGCAGCAGCCTGGACCAGCGGACACCCTTCCCCATGAGACGCCTTCACAAGCGCAAGCAGTCTGTAGAGGAGCGGGCCCGGCAGCGCCTGCGCTCCTCCATGGATGAGTCTGCCATTTCAGATGTTACCCCAGAGAGCGGGCCTTCGGGCGTTCATTCCCGGGAGGAGTTCTTTTCGTCAGACTCTCTGAAAATTGTGGATAATCCTAAACCTGATGGTATGGCTGACAACCAGGAAGACAGTGCCATGCTGTTTGATCGGCCTTTTGGTGCCCAAGAAGATGCCCAGGTGCCCAGCCAGTCAGATGGCAGTGCTGGCAACATGGCCTCTCGTGCAACTCAGGTTGAAACTAGTTTTGAACAAGAAGCTGTCGCTGAGAAAGGCAGTTTCCAGTGTGAAAACCCCGAGGTCGGCCTCGGGGAGAAAGAGCACATGAGAGTGGTGGTGAAGTCCGAGCCCCTGAGCTCTCCCGAGCCGCAGGACGAAGTGAGCGACGTGACCTCCCAGGCTGAGGGCAGCGAGTCTGTGGAAGTGGAAGGTGTGGTGGTCAGTACCGAGAAGATAGACCTCAGCCCTGAAAGCAGCGACCGGAGCTTTTCGGATCCCCAGTCGAGTACGGACAGGGTTGGGGACATCCACATCCTGGAAGTCACAAATAACCTGGAACATAAGCCCTCTTTCAGCATTTCAAATTTTCTCAACAAGAGCAGGGGGGGTAACTTCAGCGCAGGTCAGAGCACCGATGACAACATCCCAAATACCACCAGTGACTGCCGGCTGGAGGGGGAGGCCCCTTACTTGCTGAGTCCAGAGGCTGGGCCTACAGGTGGGCCTTCCTCGGCCCCGGGTTCCCATGTGGAGAACCCATTCAGTGAGCCCGCAGACTCCCATTTTGTCAGGCCTATGCAGGAGGTGATGGGCCTGCCGTGTGTGCAGACCTCAGGCTACCAAGGAGAACAATTTGGGATGGACTTTTCCAGGTCTGGCTTGGGTCTCCACTCTTCCTTCTCCAGGGGAATGATGGGTTCCTCAAGAGGAGGAGGCAGTAACTTTCCATACTACCGACGCATAGCTCCCAAAATGCCGGTTGTAACTTCTGTCCGAAGCTCACAGATCCCTGAAAACCCCGCCAGTTCCCAGCTGATAATGAATGGGACCACCTCATTTGAAAATGGCCACCCTTCCCAGCCTGGCCCTCCGCAGCTGACCAGGGCCTCTGCAGACGTCTTGTCAAAGTGCAAGAAGGCCTTATCAGAGCACAATGTCTTGGTGGTGGAGGGGGCTCGCAAGTACGCCTGCAAAATCTGCTGCAAAACCTTTCTAACTTTGACAGACTGCAAGAAGCACATCCGAGTTCACACAGGCGAAAAGCCGTACGCCTGCCTCAAGTGTGGCAAGCGCTTCAGTCAGTCCAGCCACCTGTACAAACACTCAAAGACCACCTGCCTGCGCTGGCAGAGCAGCAACCTCCCCAGCACGCTGCTCTAA
- the Grhpr gene encoding glyoxylate reductase/hydroxypyruvate reductase has protein sequence MKLARLMKVFITGSLPAEGRAVLAKAADCEVEQWSSDEPIPREELERSVVGAHGLLCRLSDRVDKKLLDAAGANLKVISTFSVGVDHLALDEIKKRGIRVGYTPGVLTDATAELAVSLLLTTCRRLPEAIEEVKNGGWSTWSPLWMCGYGLSQSTVGIVGLGRIGQAIARRLKPFGVQRFLYTGRQPRPQEAAEFQAEFVPIAQLAAESDFIVVACSLTPDTRGLCNKDFFQKMKNTAVFINISRGDVVNQDDLYQALTSGQIAAAGLDVTTPEPLPPSHPLLTLKNCVILPHIGSATYKTRNTMSLLAANNLLAGLRGEPMPSELKL, from the exons ATGAAACTAGCACGACTCATGAAGGTGTTCATCACTGGCTCGTTACCTGCCGAGGGCAGGGCTGTGCTCGCCAAGGCCGCAGA ctgtgaAGTGGAACAGTGGAGTTCGGATGAGCCCATCCCCAGAGAGGAACTGGAGCGAAGTGTGGTAGGGGCCCATGGCTTGCTTTGCCGCCTCTCTGACCGTGTGGACAAGAAACTTCTGGATGCTGCAG GAGCCAACCTCAAGGTCATCAGCACCTTTTCAGTGGGGGTTGACCACTTGGCTTTGGATGAAATCAAGAAACG TGGGATCCGGGTGGGCTACACGCCGGGTGTCCTGACCGACGCCACCGCAGAGCTTGCCGTCTCCCTGCTGCTCACGACCTGCCGCCGGCTgccagaggccatagaggaggtAAAGAA TGGCGGCTGGAGCACGTGGAGCCCATTGTGGATGTGTGGCTACGGACTCTCGCAGAGCACTGTGGGCATCGTGGGGCTGGGGCGCATAG GTCAGGCCATTGCTCGACGACTGAAACCATTTGGTGTCCAGAGATTTCTCTACACGGGGCGCCAGCCCAGGCCTCAGGAAGCAGCAGAATTCCAGGCCGAGTTTG tgCCTATTGCTCAGCTGGCTGCAGAGTCCGACTTCATTGTAGTGGCCTGCTCCTTAACACCTGATACCCGGGGCCTCTGCAACAAGGATTTCTTCCAGAAGATGAAGAACACAGCCGTCTTCATCAACATCAGCAG GGGAGATGTGGTAAACCAGGACGACCTGTACCAGGCACTAACCAGTGGTCAGATTGCAGCAGCAGGGCTGGACGTGACCACCCCAGAACCCCTGCCTCCAAGCCACCCACTGCTGACCCTGAAGAACTGTG TGATCCTGCCCCACATCGGCAGCGCTACCTACAAAACTCGAAACACCATGTCCTTGCTGGCAGCTAACAACTTGCTGGCTGGTCTAAGAGGGGAGCCGATGCCCAGTGAACTCAAGCTGTAG